The following proteins are co-located in the Neosynechococcus sphagnicola sy1 genome:
- a CDS encoding GGDEF domain-containing protein: MATALEMGAAAYLWLTGPQDGRLIRAQVKAGLEQIERCQKLVRMNDLLSMTVMLDSLTEVNNRQAMELKLPQQIQSARLLSQPLSLLMVDLDHFKDINDTYGHLVGDRALKLIAARLQRNLRTGDIPFRYGGDEFVVILSNTALYEAIQVARRLCQMNSEQFLTIDHGLALQITLSVGVTTLQAIDDSDGLSLLQRADQNLLRAKAAGRNQVISCPDF; the protein is encoded by the coding sequence ATGGCAACGGCTCTGGAGATGGGAGCAGCTGCCTATTTGTGGCTCACGGGTCCCCAGGACGGTCGGCTGATTCGGGCGCAGGTAAAAGCGGGACTAGAACAAATTGAGCGTTGCCAGAAACTGGTACGCATGAATGATCTCTTATCGATGACTGTGATGCTGGACTCCCTGACAGAGGTGAACAACCGTCAGGCCATGGAGCTGAAGCTACCCCAACAGATCCAATCAGCCCGCCTGCTATCGCAGCCCTTGAGTCTCCTGATGGTCGATCTGGATCATTTCAAGGACATTAATGATACCTATGGTCATCTCGTGGGCGATCGCGCTTTGAAGCTGATTGCGGCGCGCCTCCAACGCAACCTGCGAACGGGGGATATTCCCTTTCGCTATGGGGGAGATGAGTTTGTCGTCATCTTAAGTAACACCGCATTGTACGAAGCCATCCAAGTAGCTCGTCGTCTCTGTCAAATGAACAGTGAGCAATTCTTGACCATTGATCACGGGTTGGCGTTACAAATTACCCTGAGCGTGGGCGTCACTACCCTACAAGCGATCGATGACTCAGACGGATTGAGTCTCTTGCAGCGAGCCGATCAAAATTTACTCCGGGCAAAAGCCGCTGGACGCAATCAGGTGATCAGTTGTCCTGATTTTTGA
- a CDS encoding calcium-binding protein, whose product MDGGSGDDWLHGGSSADILLGGEGNDTLLGGDHNDTLDGGTGTDSLQGGDGIDTVDYSAAAPGIDVNLETGITSGGTENDRLASIEGVIGSLGNDSIIGGSGNEAISGNAGNDHLEGRGGTDSLSGESGDDELIGSGGNDRLSGGSGYDTLSGGQWQ is encoded by the coding sequence GTGGACGGGGGGAGCGGGGATGATTGGTTACATGGGGGCAGCAGCGCCGATATCTTACTAGGAGGAGAGGGCAATGATACTCTCTTGGGGGGCGATCACAATGACACGCTGGATGGTGGCACTGGCACCGATAGTCTCCAAGGGGGGGACGGTATCGACACCGTTGATTACTCCGCTGCCGCACCTGGGATTGATGTCAATCTGGAAACAGGAATCACCAGTGGTGGCACCGAAAATGATCGACTTGCGAGCATAGAGGGGGTCATCGGTTCCCTGGGAAATGACAGCATCATCGGCGGCAGTGGCAACGAAGCAATTTCGGGTAATGCGGGCAACGATCACCTGGAAGGACGTGGGGGAACTGATTCTCTCAGTGGCGAATCTGGAGACGACGAATTAATTGGCAGTGGTGGCAATGATCGACTGAGCGGTGGGAGCGGCTACGATACCCTCTCGGGGGGGCAGTGGCAATGA
- a CDS encoding calcium-binding protein — MALLSGTITTGNDTLVCDDANDLVDALTGNDSIEGGGGNDSLVGNDGDDTLLGGTGADSLDGGNGSDSIHGGDDHDTLVGSTSTDYLWGDEGDDSLSGGSGNDALSGGNGKDTLLGDEGDDYLIGGNEDAINVSDDDSLDGGSGNDTLVGWSGNDTLAGGNGNDTLAGQDGDDRLLGGYGNDSLDGGTGNDTADYSDAPAGVLVNLATGLVTGASGNDTLVSIERVLGSDTEDTLVGGLNDDTLDGDYSNDSLLGGEGNDSLMGGDGADTLSGDAGNDWLNGDDGLFEGEDVGDSLMGGDGRDTLLGGEGDDTLLGGTSGDWLNGEVGNDSLRGNDGTDTLMGDDGNDTLNGGNGADSLSGGSGNDSLLGSDSNDTLDGGSGIDTLDGGTGNDSLLGQTGNDQLLGREGDDTLDGEDGNDTLNGDDGLDVLAGGDGNDSLAGGTGNDALNGDGGNDSLNGEADRDTLWGGEGNDTLLGGTSGDHLTGDAGNDSLMGEAGGR, encoded by the coding sequence ATGGCACTTCTTTCAGGAACCATTACCACAGGTAACGACACCCTTGTCTGTGATGATGCGAATGATCTCGTAGATGCGTTGACAGGTAATGACTCGATTGAAGGTGGCGGTGGCAATGACAGCTTGGTGGGGAATGATGGGGATGACACCCTTCTAGGTGGTACGGGTGCAGATAGCTTAGACGGTGGCAATGGGAGCGACTCTATTCATGGGGGCGACGATCACGATACCCTGGTCGGCAGTACTAGTACGGATTACCTGTGGGGTGACGAAGGGGATGACAGCCTCAGCGGTGGCTCGGGGAATGATGCTCTTTCGGGGGGGAATGGTAAAGATACGCTGCTAGGCGATGAAGGGGATGATTATTTAATCGGTGGCAATGAAGATGCCATTAATGTATCTGACGATGACAGCCTTGATGGTGGTTCTGGGAATGACACCCTGGTGGGTTGGTCTGGGAATGACACCCTAGCAGGGGGCAACGGCAACGATACCCTGGCCGGCCAAGATGGAGACGATAGGTTGCTGGGAGGCTATGGCAACGATAGTTTAGATGGCGGTACTGGCAACGATACTGCTGACTACTCTGATGCACCCGCAGGGGTCTTGGTGAATCTTGCAACTGGACTGGTGACCGGTGCATCTGGCAACGACACCTTGGTGAGTATTGAGCGGGTTCTTGGTTCGGATACCGAAGATACCCTGGTTGGTGGTCTCAATGATGACACCTTGGATGGAGATTACAGCAACGATAGTCTTTTGGGTGGAGAGGGGAATGACTCTCTGATGGGGGGCGATGGTGCCGATACCCTATCAGGAGATGCAGGCAATGACTGGCTGAATGGGGATGATGGTCTGTTTGAGGGCGAAGATGTTGGCGACAGCCTGATGGGTGGAGACGGGCGAGATACCCTCTTAGGTGGGGAAGGGGATGACACCCTTTTAGGGGGAACCAGTGGAGACTGGCTCAATGGTGAAGTTGGCAACGATAGCCTGCGCGGCAATGACGGCACTGATACGCTCATGGGGGATGATGGCAACGACACCCTCAATGGGGGGAATGGAGCGGACTCCCTTAGTGGTGGTAGCGGCAATGATTCGCTGTTAGGGAGTGATAGCAATGACACCCTCGATGGTGGCAGCGGGATTGATACGCTTGATGGTGGGACTGGCAACGATAGCCTTCTCGGACAAACAGGGAATGACCAACTCCTAGGCAGAGAGGGCGATGACACCTTGGACGGGGAGGATGGCAATGACACCCTCAATGGCGATGATGGCCTGGATGTTCTGGCTGGGGGCGATGGCAACGATAGCCTTGCGGGTGGCACTGGCAATGATGCCCTCAATGGCGATGGGGGCAACGATAGTCTCAATGGGGAAGCGGATCGTGACACCCTCTGGGGAGGAGAGGGCAATGATACCTTACTGGGGGGGACGAGTGGCGATCACCTCACAGGAGATGCGGGTAACGACAGTCTCATGGGCGAGGCTGGGGGGAGATAG
- a CDS encoding mechanosensitive ion channel family protein, whose amino-acid sequence MPSSRQITIRHWGRAVLRWLILGLLIWTSFGAIAPAAISQLPNLLNNSSNSSDTRQDISGQECGNLVCAMVELDGETLFTIAANRTIAKDAPTIRQRAERIQTTLKEIIATAVDETNPLNVQTLVTEVAILNGQRVILLPSQETLPSVLIMTVTDLDALYNKKNKEDLAQAWQEIIHQRLVHAIQERQSFPDKIPLAISTLILVIWLSLFLQIFQKLLKIQWQTLKQSPPQLPTPPATADLKVKHQQFLQTLRQIPWRRLHQRQPRHRWGKILRGRLVNCLSPASWQQQRVRNIQLRRYLQASQFAIWLVGAVMLLFLFPDTRAQAIQLLGTPFQLLLSWILVNLAVIMSRQVFNFWLLRWAENEILNPEQYQRYAQRIPTYSAVFKGLSTLGGYIAMLALALDALDVPIAPVLAGAGLIGFAATFAAQNSIKDVISGCMILAADLYAVGDSVMIQNMEGQVEKLTLFLTQIRNPDGELISIPNGTITLVCNRSKDWSRVNFSIEIAYNADVDQAIRVIQQVAEQMQQEPEWQSLILEPAEVLGVDSVSHTGLVIRVWIKTQPLKQWLVGREFRYRIKLAFDQAGIDIGAPQQVWRGHSPPSATPSTPS is encoded by the coding sequence ATGCCAAGCTCCAGACAGATCACGATCAGGCATTGGGGACGCGCCGTCCTCCGCTGGTTGATCCTGGGGCTACTGATCTGGACAAGTTTTGGGGCGATCGCCCCCGCCGCCATTAGCCAGCTTCCCAATCTCCTCAACAACAGTTCCAACTCCAGTGACACCCGCCAGGATATCAGTGGCCAAGAGTGCGGCAACCTGGTTTGCGCCATGGTCGAGTTAGATGGCGAAACGCTCTTTACCATTGCTGCTAATCGCACCATCGCCAAGGATGCTCCCACCATCCGCCAGCGAGCGGAGCGGATCCAGACAACCCTGAAAGAAATCATCGCCACCGCCGTAGATGAGACGAACCCCCTGAATGTTCAGACATTAGTCACTGAGGTGGCGATTCTCAATGGACAACGGGTGATTCTGCTGCCCAGCCAGGAGACGCTGCCATCGGTGTTGATTATGACGGTCACAGACCTGGATGCTTTATATAACAAGAAAAATAAGGAAGACCTAGCCCAAGCTTGGCAAGAAATTATTCATCAACGCCTCGTGCATGCAATTCAAGAGCGGCAGTCTTTCCCCGATAAAATACCCCTAGCCATCAGTACGCTGATTCTCGTGATTTGGTTGAGTTTGTTTCTGCAAATTTTCCAGAAGCTGCTGAAAATTCAATGGCAAACCCTGAAACAGTCGCCCCCTCAGCTCCCCACCCCGCCCGCTACCGCTGATCTGAAGGTCAAGCACCAGCAATTCCTGCAAACCCTGCGACAAATTCCCTGGCGACGCCTGCATCAACGGCAACCCCGACATCGCTGGGGGAAAATTTTACGCGGACGGTTGGTTAACTGCCTGTCCCCAGCATCTTGGCAACAGCAACGAGTCCGGAACATTCAACTGCGGCGCTACCTGCAGGCGAGTCAATTTGCCATTTGGTTAGTGGGTGCTGTCATGCTGTTATTTTTATTTCCCGACACCCGTGCCCAAGCCATTCAACTCTTAGGGACTCCCTTCCAATTACTCCTCAGTTGGATCCTGGTGAATTTAGCGGTGATCATGAGTCGGCAAGTCTTTAACTTTTGGTTGCTTCGTTGGGCGGAAAATGAAATTCTCAATCCTGAACAATATCAGCGGTATGCTCAGCGGATTCCCACCTATTCAGCCGTGTTCAAGGGGCTGTCTACCCTGGGTGGTTACATTGCCATGCTTGCCTTGGCTCTAGATGCCCTGGATGTGCCGATCGCACCTGTATTGGCGGGGGCGGGGCTGATTGGTTTTGCTGCCACCTTTGCCGCTCAGAACTCGATCAAAGATGTGATCAGTGGGTGCATGATTTTGGCTGCGGATCTTTACGCGGTCGGGGACAGTGTGATGATCCAGAATATGGAAGGCCAAGTCGAGAAGCTAACACTGTTCCTGACCCAAATTCGCAACCCGGATGGTGAGTTGATTTCCATTCCCAACGGCACAATTACCTTGGTGTGTAATCGCTCCAAGGATTGGTCACGGGTGAATTTTAGTATTGAAATTGCCTACAATGCGGATGTGGATCAAGCAATTCGGGTGATCCAGCAGGTCGCTGAGCAGATGCAGCAGGAACCGGAATGGCAATCCCTGATCCTTGAGCCCGCAGAAGTGCTAGGTGTGGATAGTGTCTCTCACACAGGGCTGGTGATCCGGGTTTGGATTAAAACCCAACCCCTGAAGCAATGGCTGGTGGGGCGAGAATTTCGCTATCGCATTAAGCTTGCCTTTGATCAAGCTGGCATTGACATTGGTGCTCCCCAACAAGTTTGGCGGGGACACTCGCCTCCATCGGCGACCCCATCGACACCAAGCTAA
- a CDS encoding sensor histidine kinase, translating to MPPFYPTTRRESGNGHSSDASDSHHPAVASTEIENASPLAAKVKHLRQQVVTQTHLMHLLTHQLATPLTALQGSVQLLSEPSLSPEQRQEFLAMVQQQVLRLQGLLNNLMNLRQLETGALAPQPTAFAVTSLVEELLSEFPSHPIACLWNSPLPLVWADRWQVGQVMVNLLSNAIKYSPSGSPIQVGAQLRDLHWLEVWVRDWGLGIPAADQARLFERFYRVQHGDRQHIQGNGLGLSLCQLLVEKHGGNASL from the coding sequence ATGCCTCCGTTTTATCCAACCACCCGCCGAGAGTCTGGGAATGGTCACTCCTCAGATGCCTCTGATTCCCACCATCCTGCCGTTGCCTCGACGGAGATAGAAAACGCCTCGCCCCTAGCAGCCAAGGTCAAACACCTGCGACAACAGGTGGTAACCCAGACCCATTTAATGCATCTGTTGACGCACCAACTTGCAACCCCGCTCACCGCCCTTCAAGGCTCGGTGCAGTTGCTGAGTGAACCCAGTCTCAGCCCTGAACAACGACAGGAGTTTCTCGCTATGGTGCAGCAGCAAGTGTTGAGACTCCAAGGGCTGCTAAACAATTTGATGAACCTGCGGCAGCTGGAAACCGGTGCCCTAGCTCCCCAACCCACGGCCTTTGCCGTGACATCCCTCGTGGAGGAACTGCTGTCAGAGTTTCCATCCCACCCCATTGCCTGTCTCTGGAACTCCCCCCTCCCCCTCGTTTGGGCCGATCGCTGGCAGGTGGGACAAGTCATGGTCAATTTGTTGTCCAATGCCATCAAGTACTCCCCATCGGGTAGTCCGATTCAGGTGGGTGCCCAATTGCGTGATCTCCACTGGCTAGAAGTCTGGGTGCGGGATTGGGGTTTAGGCATTCCCGCCGCCGATCAGGCGCGGTTATTCGAACGTTTTTACCGGGTGCAACACGGCGATCGCCAGCATATCCAAGGCAACGGCTTGGGGCTTTCGCTTTGTCAATTGTTGGTGGAAAAACACGGGGGGAATGCTTCGCTTTGA
- a CDS encoding 4-hydroxybenzoate solanesyltransferase, which yields MPATSELNPPKPEPTWLTILRLLRWDKPTGRLILMIPALWAVVLATRGLPPLPLVIVIVLGTLTTSAAGCVVNDLWDRNIDPQVRRTRHRPLASRALSIQVGIGVALAAFICAALLAFYLNPWTNPLSFWLCVAAVPVIIGYPLAKRVFPLPQLVLAIAWGFAVLISWSAAIARLEPATWLLWAATILWTLGFDTVYAMSDRDDDRRLGIRSSALFFGRYAAAAVALFFCGTALLLAGLGMTLHLHLGFWLALAIAGVTWLWQSWHLQRRHLPAQTYAAIFRQNVWIGFVILLGMITGLLL from the coding sequence ATGCCTGCGACTTCCGAACTCAACCCACCCAAACCCGAACCCACCTGGTTAACGATTCTGCGCCTATTACGTTGGGATAAACCAACGGGGCGTTTGATCCTGATGATTCCGGCTCTCTGGGCTGTGGTTCTAGCAACCCGGGGGCTGCCTCCCCTGCCCCTAGTAATTGTCATTGTCCTGGGCACCCTCACCACCAGTGCCGCTGGGTGTGTGGTCAACGACCTCTGGGATCGCAATATTGACCCCCAGGTGCGGCGGACCCGCCACCGCCCCTTGGCCTCGCGGGCGCTGTCTATTCAGGTGGGAATTGGGGTGGCCCTGGCCGCTTTTATCTGTGCGGCTCTGCTGGCGTTCTACCTCAATCCCTGGACAAATCCGTTGAGTTTTTGGCTCTGTGTGGCTGCAGTTCCGGTGATTATTGGCTATCCCCTGGCAAAGCGGGTGTTTCCCCTGCCCCAACTGGTATTGGCGATCGCCTGGGGGTTTGCAGTCTTGATTAGCTGGAGTGCGGCCATCGCCCGCTTAGAACCTGCCACCTGGCTGTTGTGGGCAGCCACTATTCTCTGGACTCTGGGGTTTGATACCGTCTATGCCATGAGCGATCGCGACGATGATCGCCGCCTGGGTATTCGCTCCAGTGCCCTGTTTTTTGGCCGCTATGCAGCCGCAGCTGTGGCGCTATTTTTTTGCGGCACCGCCCTGCTGTTGGCAGGGTTAGGGATGACTCTGCACCTCCATCTCGGTTTTTGGCTGGCCTTGGCGATCGCTGGTGTCACCTGGCTCTGGCAATCCTGGCACCTCCAGCGCCGTCATCTCCCAGCCCAGACCTATGCAGCCATCTTTCGACAGAATGTCTGGATCGGATTTGTGATACTCCTGGGAATGATCACCGGACTACTGCTCTGA